A region from the Sutcliffiella horikoshii genome encodes:
- a CDS encoding response regulator transcription factor encodes MKQILLIDDEQRMLDLLSLYLTPHGFTCIKKTTALEGILFLSDHEVDLIILDVMMPTMDGWEALAAIRDFSKTPIIMLTARNDDTDMIKGLKNGADDYISKPFNEDVLVARIGAVLRRSATEGPTEKPLHFKGLSLDSLSYKLSYNGQPISITPKEFALLELFLKYPDKVFSRDHLLSTLWELKAETENRTIDSHIRNLREKLRQVGFNVDRHLKTIWGVGYRWNDKFESN; translated from the coding sequence ATGAAACAAATACTACTGATAGATGACGAACAAAGAATGCTAGACCTTTTATCCCTCTATTTAACCCCGCACGGGTTTACCTGCATCAAAAAGACTACTGCTTTGGAGGGGATTCTGTTTCTGAGTGATCATGAAGTGGACCTCATTATTCTTGATGTCATGATGCCAACCATGGACGGTTGGGAAGCATTAGCTGCAATCCGAGACTTTAGTAAAACACCTATAATCATGCTCACAGCTAGAAATGATGACACCGATATGATAAAGGGCTTAAAGAACGGTGCAGACGATTACATTTCCAAGCCATTTAATGAAGATGTGCTTGTAGCAAGGATTGGAGCTGTGCTCCGTCGATCGGCCACAGAAGGGCCAACGGAAAAGCCATTACACTTCAAAGGTTTATCACTTGACTCTCTTTCTTACAAATTATCATATAATGGACAGCCTATTTCCATTACACCAAAAGAATTTGCCTTACTGGAGCTATTTTTAAAGTATCCGGATAAGGTCTTTTCACGGGACCATTTACTTTCTACACTTTGGGAATTGAAAGCAGAGACGGAAAACCGCACCATTGACTCCCATATTCGGAATCTTAGAGAAAAACTGCGACAAGTTGGTTTTAATGTGGACAGGCATTTAAAAACCATTTGGGGAGTTGGGTATAGGTGGAATGATAAATTTGAATCGAATTAG
- a CDS encoding F510_1955 family glycosylhydrolase, with amino-acid sequence MNKIKNFIMITVISMLVVGCSTKEQNKNNDYFIEAKEETINHIHGIGYLGDEKDLILATHHGLLRFSEGKWYKTSKNNHDYMGFQATDEQFFSSGHPELDSDLKNPLGLIKSSDQGATLERIAFYGEIDFHYLAAGYKSQTLYVFNEHENSLKQGLHYSVDQGETWEASSMKGISANAIGNIAAHPTSSEDVAISTNKGLFISSNFGNEFKLLTSSNSVTTVEYQEDSLIYFILENNETKLVKYNFKNEITDELSLPEGISSKNPIMFIATNPENRSEITAISLNNDIYQSNNTGESWNTLVEKGNVSNE; translated from the coding sequence ATGAACAAGATAAAGAATTTTATTATGATAACAGTTATAAGTATGCTAGTTGTTGGATGTTCAACTAAAGAGCAAAATAAAAATAATGACTACTTTATAGAGGCAAAGGAAGAAACCATAAATCATATCCACGGGATTGGTTACTTGGGTGATGAGAAAGACTTAATTCTAGCAACCCATCATGGCCTTTTACGCTTTTCTGAAGGAAAATGGTACAAGACTAGTAAAAATAATCATGATTATATGGGATTCCAAGCAACAGATGAGCAATTTTTTTCCAGCGGCCACCCTGAGCTAGATTCCGACTTAAAAAATCCCTTAGGGCTTATTAAAAGTAGTGATCAAGGTGCTACCTTAGAAAGAATTGCTTTTTATGGGGAAATTGACTTCCACTATCTTGCGGCCGGATATAAGAGTCAAACATTGTACGTTTTTAATGAGCACGAAAATTCCCTGAAACAAGGTCTTCATTATTCGGTAGATCAAGGGGAAACATGGGAAGCTAGTTCCATGAAAGGAATATCTGCCAATGCCATCGGAAATATAGCTGCACACCCTACTTCTTCAGAGGATGTTGCTATCTCCACCAATAAAGGATTATTTATTTCTTCTAACTTTGGTAATGAATTCAAGTTGCTAACCAGCTCAAATTCTGTGACAACAGTGGAATATCAGGAGGACAGTCTGATTTACTTTATCCTAGAAAATAATGAAACCAAATTAGTAAAGTACAATTTTAAAAATGAAATAACTGACGAGTTGTCCCTACCTGAAGGGATTTCCAGTAAAAATCCCATTATGTTCATTGCCACTAATCCAGAGAATAGGTCAGAAATAACAGCCATCTCCTTGAATAATGACATTTATCAGTCCAACAATACTGGAGAAAGCTGGAATACATTAGTTGAAAAAGGTAACGTCTCTAATGAATAG
- a CDS encoding multicopper oxidase family protein has translation MKLKLIALLSFTVIFLAACSDMSNMDHGEMNMSDSSTEQEKEKLPETKTTSTEVFSENEITLVAKEAAHQLNNSTVVNAWTFNGSVPGSQIRVQEGEDITIHLKNELKDPVSIHWHGLPIPNAMDGIPGVTQNAVQPGETFTYNFTATVTGTYMYHTHQDGVNQLDKGLYGSFIVEPANKTYDRDYSLMLDEWMSDPKGSSMSDMEDMDHGKMNDKEKENQDSSMSMEGMGHNMDGYDIFTINGKSEDLIEPLKVKEGEKVRIRLANIGFMSHKIHLHGHQFKVVAIDGQELNAPQELENQLLSIAPGERYDIEFIADNPGVWYLECHGEMTGTEGMKTKIQYEGYTESKDKPNPKEKLPEFNFNDYGEAKSGFFEMNQQYDLEYTMNLDTEMEKKEMVYTINGKTFPETENIIVKEGDNVKVKLVNNSATDDHPMHLHGQFFQVLSKNGKPIEGSPVIKDTINVKPGEEYEIAFKADNPGNWLFHCHDLHHAAAGMVTQVKYEGFKPDFNPDPEANNKPE, from the coding sequence ATGAAACTAAAGCTGATAGCTTTACTATCTTTTACGGTAATATTTTTGGCGGCATGTTCGGATATGAGTAACATGGATCATGGTGAAATGAATATGAGTGATTCTTCAACTGAACAAGAGAAAGAAAAACTCCCTGAAACAAAAACTACCTCAACTGAAGTATTCTCTGAGAATGAAATAACATTGGTTGCAAAAGAGGCAGCTCATCAATTAAACAATAGTACAGTGGTAAACGCCTGGACCTTTAATGGTTCTGTTCCTGGTTCTCAAATACGTGTTCAGGAGGGCGAAGATATAACAATTCATCTAAAAAACGAACTTAAAGATCCTGTTTCCATTCATTGGCATGGCCTTCCTATCCCAAATGCAATGGATGGAATTCCCGGTGTGACCCAAAACGCTGTTCAGCCTGGCGAGACCTTTACCTATAACTTTACTGCCACAGTTACCGGGACATACATGTACCATACACATCAAGACGGTGTCAATCAACTTGATAAGGGCCTATACGGTTCTTTCATTGTAGAACCTGCTAATAAGACATATGACAGAGATTACTCATTAATGTTGGACGAGTGGATGAGTGACCCTAAAGGCTCTTCCATGAGTGATATGGAAGACATGGACCATGGAAAAATGAATGATAAAGAAAAAGAAAATCAGGACAGTTCAATGTCCATGGAGGGCATGGGCCATAACATGGACGGCTACGACATCTTCACCATTAACGGAAAAAGCGAAGATTTGATTGAGCCGTTAAAAGTGAAAGAAGGGGAAAAAGTTCGAATACGGCTTGCGAACATAGGGTTCATGTCACATAAAATACACCTTCATGGGCATCAATTTAAAGTAGTAGCAATTGATGGTCAGGAACTGAACGCTCCACAAGAACTAGAAAATCAATTATTGTCTATTGCACCTGGTGAGAGGTACGATATTGAATTCATTGCTGACAATCCAGGTGTTTGGTACCTTGAATGCCATGGGGAAATGACAGGAACAGAAGGAATGAAAACAAAAATACAATACGAAGGATATACGGAATCCAAAGATAAGCCAAATCCAAAAGAAAAACTACCTGAGTTTAACTTTAATGACTATGGTGAAGCAAAAAGTGGATTTTTTGAGATGAACCAACAGTACGATCTGGAGTACACGATGAATTTAGATACCGAGATGGAAAAGAAGGAGATGGTGTATACCATCAACGGAAAAACTTTTCCTGAAACAGAGAATATCATAGTAAAAGAAGGAGACAATGTCAAAGTGAAATTGGTCAACAATTCAGCCACAGATGACCATCCTATGCACCTTCATGGCCAATTTTTCCAAGTACTAAGCAAAAACGGAAAACCAATAGAAGGATCTCCAGTCATTAAAGACACCATCAATGTAAAACCCGGTGAAGAATATGAAATCGCATTTAAAGCAGATAATCCAGGAAACTGGCTCTTCCATTGCCATGATTTGCACCATGCCGCAGCTGGAATGGTGACTCAAGTAAAATATGAGGGTTTTAAACCTGATTTCAATCCAGATCCAGAAGCGAATAATAAACCAGAGTAA
- a CDS encoding YwmB family TATA-box binding protein translates to MLLYIILIFIAGFMVIDSQYRESMDEKDKLLSTINILKNQGVIIHEWTIYSREELNVNNLDVIKEIEAKLKKDYTKFEWSTDMEQDHHYLIVGTNMKSDIERERITVTAYKEDHSYQVVQTYSYTRGGWSEKDYRSFVNDIELKNSIYFTVKGSLLDVDINSDLNVKANLLLENLSADKVEGLEEKNLVSVSAFNKDWAFSLPSTNNKRFNLQVALRREPSNSNLQITIGIPIITEEY, encoded by the coding sequence ATGCTTTTATACATTATTCTTATTTTTATAGCTGGTTTCATGGTAATAGATAGTCAATATAGGGAATCCATGGATGAAAAGGATAAGTTATTATCTACTATTAACATACTTAAAAATCAGGGAGTAATAATACATGAGTGGACGATTTATTCCCGTGAGGAACTTAATGTAAATAATTTGGATGTAATCAAGGAAATAGAAGCGAAGTTAAAGAAAGATTACACAAAATTCGAATGGTCCACCGACATGGAACAGGATCATCATTATTTAATTGTAGGAACTAATATGAAGAGTGACATCGAAAGGGAAAGAATAACGGTTACGGCTTATAAGGAGGATCATTCATATCAAGTAGTACAGACTTACAGTTATACAAGAGGAGGATGGTCAGAAAAGGATTATAGAAGCTTCGTTAATGATATTGAATTGAAGAACAGTATATACTTTACAGTGAAGGGAAGTTTATTAGATGTTGATATCAACTCGGATTTAAATGTAAAAGCAAATTTACTTTTGGAAAACCTATCTGCTGATAAAGTGGAAGGGCTTGAAGAAAAAAACCTTGTTTCGGTGTCAGCCTTTAACAAGGATTGGGCTTTCAGTTTACCTTCCACCAACAATAAGCGATTTAATCTTCAAGTGGCTTTAAGAAGGGAACCGTCCAATTCAAACTTACAAATTACAATCGGAATTCCTATCATTACAGAAGAATACTAG
- the lgt gene encoding prolipoprotein diacylglyceryl transferase, which yields MNSLQAIDRVAFEIGPFTIYWYGIIIGIGVLLGWYLATQEAKKLGLSKEIFSDLLIWAIPIAIVSARLYYVAFNLDYYLDNPGDIFAIWQGGIAIHGALLGGVIVAYIYTRKKRVSFWQLADIAAPSIILGQAIGRWGNFINQEAHGTEVSRSFLEGLYLPNVITNQMFIAGAYYHPTFLYESLWNLAGFGVLLFLRRLPIKRGEIFLSYLIWYSFGRFFVEGLRTDSLMIGEVLRTAQILSLLIILLAIFLIWFRRKSGYAKILYLNDYRK from the coding sequence ATGAATTCTTTACAGGCTATAGATAGAGTAGCATTCGAAATTGGACCATTTACAATCTATTGGTACGGAATAATTATTGGGATTGGAGTACTTCTAGGTTGGTACCTTGCAACCCAAGAGGCAAAGAAATTAGGGTTGAGTAAGGAAATATTTTCAGATCTACTAATTTGGGCAATTCCTATCGCAATTGTCAGTGCAAGATTATATTATGTCGCATTCAATTTGGATTATTATTTAGATAATCCAGGAGATATCTTTGCGATATGGCAAGGTGGTATCGCCATACATGGTGCTCTGCTTGGAGGTGTCATAGTTGCTTATATATACACCCGAAAAAAGCGTGTTTCCTTTTGGCAATTAGCAGATATAGCAGCCCCTAGCATCATTTTAGGTCAAGCAATTGGAAGGTGGGGGAACTTTATTAACCAAGAAGCACACGGTACTGAAGTTTCACGATCCTTTTTGGAGGGGTTATATCTCCCTAATGTCATCACGAATCAAATGTTTATTGCGGGAGCCTACTACCATCCCACATTTTTGTATGAATCACTTTGGAATTTAGCTGGATTTGGTGTTTTGTTATTTTTGAGAAGACTCCCCATCAAAAGAGGTGAAATTTTTCTCTCTTACTTGATTTGGTACTCATTCGGAAGATTCTTTGTTGAGGGTTTAAGGACAGATAGCCTTATGATAGGAGAGGTCCTAAGGACAGCCCAGATTCTTTCCTTATTAATCATTCTTCTTGCCATTTTTCTAATTTGGTTCAGAAGAAAAAGTGGCTATGCAAAAATTCTTTATCTTAATGATTACAGAAAATAA
- a CDS encoding YdhK family protein, with the protein MSWKKLILFGALAGLLVLSACSNNGNDTASNENEEKNSEGEHSGMDHSGMDMSGSGEVPEGLEEAESPAFPVGSTAVITEAHMPGMEGAEATIVGAYDTTVYTISYDPTDGGERVEDHKWIIHEEIADRQEEPYEAGAEVKVEAEHMEGMEGATAVIDSAEQTTVYMVDFTLKDSGEEVTNHKWVTESELSSEE; encoded by the coding sequence ATGAGTTGGAAAAAGCTAATATTGTTTGGTGCTCTTGCTGGATTGCTAGTATTATCTGCATGCTCGAATAACGGAAACGATACAGCTTCAAACGAAAATGAAGAGAAAAATTCAGAAGGTGAACACTCCGGAATGGACCATTCCGGAATGGATATGTCCGGTTCCGGTGAAGTCCCTGAAGGACTGGAGGAAGCAGAAAGTCCTGCATTCCCAGTTGGAAGTACAGCGGTTATTACTGAGGCTCACATGCCAGGTATGGAAGGTGCAGAAGCTACGATTGTTGGAGCATATGATACAACGGTATATACCATATCTTATGACCCAACCGATGGTGGAGAAAGAGTCGAAGATCATAAATGGATCATCCACGAAGAGATAGCGGATAGACAGGAAGAACCTTATGAAGCTGGTGCTGAAGTAAAGGTAGAAGCTGAACATATGGAAGGTATGGAGGGTGCAACTGCAGTTATTGATTCAGCGGAACAAACCACCGTTTATATGGTAGACTTCACTTTGAAAGACAGTGGAGAGGAAGTAACCAATCATAAGTGGGTAACAGAAAGTGAATTATCATCAGAAGAATAA
- a CDS encoding murein hydrolase activator EnvC family protein, whose amino-acid sequence MNKNKRFLGYFVVALLSVSNAFFPHSTSAEEIDSLKQKKQDVQQERQSIDRSIENNNKKIDSIIAQQNDLTAQIKKLDMEISNTDKEIKSVNGNIKETNENILKLTKDIEVLKEKLEKRAALLEDRARAFQTNGGYNNYLEVILNSENFADLINRLTAVSTLVQADRDIIDEQKKEQDSLTQKEKEVREELVNLETQKKELDKFIASLGSQKEQKNELINSLTAQQKKIEQMQVDLEEKSNELYELEKGIEESIIAEQERLVELARQKERERKAAEEQKQKVATSKPQQVNSPVHIPVSEGVWTAPTNGVFTTEFGYDVLNGQPRYHYGIDIAAPRGTSIVAVADGYVTNASYSSSYGNWVIITHSVNGQTYTSVYAHMDNLSVSQGQYVEKGEYLGGMGNTGYSFGNHLHFELHEGNWNNAKSNAVNPRKYISF is encoded by the coding sequence ATGAATAAAAATAAAAGGTTTCTTGGATATTTTGTAGTTGCATTATTGTCAGTTAGTAATGCTTTTTTTCCTCACTCCACTTCAGCTGAAGAGATTGATAGTTTAAAGCAGAAAAAACAGGATGTTCAGCAAGAACGTCAGTCAATTGATAGAAGTATCGAGAACAATAATAAAAAAATTGATAGTATTATAGCTCAACAAAATGACTTGACAGCCCAAATTAAAAAGTTAGACATGGAAATATCCAATACGGATAAAGAAATAAAATCCGTAAATGGAAATATTAAAGAAACGAATGAAAATATTTTAAAGTTGACAAAAGACATAGAGGTACTGAAAGAAAAGCTGGAAAAGAGGGCAGCGTTATTAGAAGATCGGGCTCGTGCCTTTCAAACAAACGGAGGATATAATAACTATCTAGAAGTTATTTTGAATTCTGAGAACTTTGCTGACCTCATAAATCGATTAACAGCAGTAAGTACACTCGTACAGGCAGACCGCGATATAATTGACGAACAAAAGAAAGAACAGGATTCATTAACACAAAAAGAAAAAGAAGTACGGGAAGAATTAGTAAATTTGGAAACTCAAAAGAAAGAACTAGATAAGTTTATTGCAAGTTTAGGTTCACAAAAGGAACAAAAAAATGAACTTATCAACAGTCTTACAGCTCAACAGAAAAAAATAGAACAAATGCAGGTTGACCTTGAAGAAAAGAGCAATGAATTGTACGAGTTAGAGAAAGGTATTGAAGAGAGCATTATAGCTGAGCAGGAGCGATTAGTTGAATTAGCAAGGCAAAAGGAACGAGAAAGGAAAGCTGCAGAAGAACAAAAGCAAAAAGTAGCAACTTCTAAACCACAACAGGTAAATAGCCCAGTTCATATTCCTGTCAGTGAAGGAGTATGGACTGCCCCTACAAATGGGGTATTTACTACTGAATTTGGATATGATGTATTAAATGGTCAACCCCGTTACCATTATGGAATAGATATTGCTGCACCAAGAGGAACTTCAATTGTAGCTGTTGCTGATGGCTATGTAACAAATGCATCTTATAGTAGTTCTTATGGAAATTGGGTAATCATTACACATAGTGTTAATGGACAGACTTATACTTCCGTGTATGCTCATATGGATAATCTTTCTGTCAGTCAAGGACAATATGTGGAAAAAGGGGAGTATCTAGGAGGAATGGGCAACACAGGTTATTCTTTTGGAAACCACCTTCACTTCGAGCTGCATGAAGGTAATTGGAATAATGCCAAATCGAATGCGGTGAACCCGAGGAAATACATTTCTTTCTAA
- the spoIIP gene encoding stage II sporulation protein P: MNSTKRSSNNILVFYLNSTFLSIIISLLLVTVISTAFTNKLSSEIIGTWLYKINNTNIFLSALQSQNHYMIGKGVEVDKIPIQSMIFQLATNIKPNDVRSLLGNEIPGFYAFDYRIHIAGEGTNYTTLPHESSPPMEVLLKEREIAHEQLEEIEEEISPPPAPEKTNEKELVYIYQSHSWESFLPLLKGAKTPDEATSNNSKVNVIAVGNMLKGKLLSHGIVAKHNTTNVTEQLLSRGWNYYNSYQYSREVVEEVLSSNNELKYLIDIHRDSVRKDKTHIKINGKDYAKLLFIVGEENKNFKENLDFASNLHYAIEEHFPGLSRGVVIKNKSEGDGIYNQDLSDRSILLEVGGVDNTMVELDNSVEVFAKYFSELVWEDKDVGDF, from the coding sequence ATGAATTCTACTAAACGTTCATCTAATAATATTTTGGTCTTCTATTTAAATAGTACTTTTTTGTCTATCATCATATCGCTTTTATTGGTAACTGTAATAAGTACTGCTTTTACAAATAAGCTTTCTTCAGAAATTATTGGCACTTGGTTATACAAGATAAATAATACAAATATTTTTTTAAGTGCACTTCAAAGCCAAAATCATTATATGATTGGAAAAGGAGTAGAGGTAGATAAAATACCGATTCAAAGTATGATATTTCAATTAGCCACTAATATTAAACCTAATGATGTCAGGAGTTTGTTAGGAAATGAAATTCCAGGCTTTTATGCATTTGACTACAGGATACATATTGCAGGAGAAGGGACGAACTATACTACTCTTCCACATGAATCCTCTCCTCCCATGGAAGTATTATTGAAGGAGAGGGAAATTGCACATGAACAATTAGAAGAAATAGAAGAAGAAATATCTCCACCTCCTGCACCAGAAAAAACGAATGAAAAGGAATTAGTTTACATTTATCAATCGCATAGTTGGGAATCATTTTTACCTTTGTTAAAGGGTGCCAAAACACCTGATGAGGCAACAAGTAATAATTCTAAAGTTAACGTTATAGCTGTAGGAAATATGCTAAAAGGGAAGTTATTAAGTCATGGAATAGTCGCCAAACATAACACTACTAATGTAACTGAACAATTACTTTCACGGGGCTGGAATTATTATAACTCATATCAGTACTCAAGAGAGGTGGTTGAAGAAGTATTAAGTTCCAATAATGAACTGAAATATTTGATTGATATTCACAGAGATTCTGTAAGAAAAGATAAAACTCATATTAAAATAAATGGTAAAGATTACGCTAAACTATTGTTTATTGTTGGAGAAGAGAATAAAAATTTCAAGGAGAATCTGGATTTCGCAAGTAATCTCCACTATGCTATAGAAGAACACTTTCCGGGTTTAAGTAGAGGTGTAGTTATAAAGAATAAATCCGAAGGTGACGGGATTTATAACCAAGATTTATCCGATAGATCTATTCTACTAGAAGTAGGGGGAGTAGATAATACTATGGTGGAGTTAGATAATTCTGTGGAAGTATTTGCTAAGTATTTTAGTGAACTGGTTTGGGAAGATAAAGATGTTGGTGATTTTTAA
- a CDS encoding MATE family efflux transporter, with translation MKEIEGKIDRPQTNKGRLKIITILAIPAVIENFFQTVLGFVDTYFVSKIGLAEVSAVGVTNAVLAIYFALFMAIGVAANVRIANFLGANLPEKARHISQQSIVLAAIFGILTGIITWIFAEPLLKLMGIEAEVLEAGALYFRIVGIPSIVMSFMFVLSAILRGAGDTKSPMKVSIVINIVNAVLDYVLIFGFLFIPEMGIVGAGIATVISRLIGSIALFYYVNRTATLTFRRDYWRIDRTHLMELTTLGAPAAGERLVMRAGQIVYFGFVVALGTNAFAAHQIAGNVEVFSYMIGYGFATAATILVGQQIGAGNLEEARHYAKLSTYLTVGAMTLLGALLFFLGDWAGRFFTDEQQVIDDIGTALKISGMFQPFLAVLMVLTGAFQGANNTKFPMYLTGFGMWAVRTVLVYLLGIKLGWGLAGVWIAIGADIAFRAIVLAIQFKRGKWMALEKAPEPESHCHPQTTKETMSACANNY, from the coding sequence GTGAAGGAGATTGAAGGGAAAATTGACAGGCCGCAAACGAACAAAGGACGACTGAAAATCATTACGATACTGGCTATTCCAGCAGTCATCGAAAATTTTTTCCAGACGGTCCTCGGCTTTGTCGATACATACTTTGTATCAAAAATCGGTCTGGCAGAAGTTTCGGCGGTAGGGGTCACCAATGCAGTTCTTGCGATATATTTTGCGTTATTTATGGCAATTGGGGTAGCAGCCAATGTAAGGATTGCAAACTTCCTTGGTGCTAACCTTCCGGAAAAAGCAAGGCATATTTCACAGCAATCAATCGTTCTTGCTGCCATATTTGGCATCTTAACAGGAATTATTACCTGGATTTTCGCTGAACCGCTGCTAAAACTGATGGGGATAGAAGCGGAAGTTTTAGAGGCAGGGGCTCTATATTTTAGGATTGTTGGAATCCCGTCGATTGTGATGAGTTTCATGTTTGTATTAAGCGCTATTCTTAGAGGAGCAGGCGATACAAAATCCCCAATGAAGGTCAGTATTGTCATCAATATTGTGAATGCCGTTCTGGATTATGTCCTCATATTCGGATTTTTGTTCATACCTGAAATGGGCATCGTTGGAGCAGGGATCGCAACCGTCATTTCTAGATTAATCGGCAGCATTGCATTATTTTACTATGTCAATAGAACAGCAACTCTTACCTTCAGAAGAGATTACTGGCGTATTGACAGGACACATCTGATGGAACTGACTACCCTTGGAGCACCGGCTGCAGGCGAGAGACTGGTCATGCGTGCCGGCCAAATTGTTTATTTCGGTTTCGTTGTTGCCCTTGGTACCAATGCATTTGCCGCCCACCAGATTGCCGGCAATGTCGAAGTATTTTCCTATATGATTGGATATGGATTTGCTACAGCAGCCACAATTTTGGTTGGCCAGCAAATCGGTGCGGGCAATCTTGAAGAAGCCAGGCATTATGCCAAACTATCCACCTATCTCACAGTAGGAGCGATGACCCTGCTCGGTGCCTTGCTCTTCTTCCTCGGTGACTGGGCTGGCAGATTTTTTACCGACGAACAGCAAGTTATTGATGATATAGGTACCGCACTAAAGATTTCGGGTATGTTCCAGCCATTCCTCGCTGTATTAATGGTGCTTACAGGAGCATTCCAGGGGGCAAACAACACGAAATTCCCGATGTACCTTACTGGATTCGGGATGTGGGCGGTACGAACCGTACTTGTCTATCTTCTTGGAATCAAGCTGGGCTGGGGACTCGCGGGAGTTTGGATAGCGATAGGAGCAGATATAGCATTTCGTGCAATAGTATTGGCAATACAATTTAAACGGGGAAAATGGATGGCACTCGAAAAGGCACCAGAACCAGAATCGCACTGTCACCCTCAAACAACAAAAGAAACCATGTCAGCTTGCGCAAATAACTATTAA
- a CDS encoding multicopper oxidase domain-containing protein — protein MVKKIVMPALILLILLIVGGWFFMRVFGGMNGNMPGQGGGMMDDGMIGNDNGEVEDMKNDSFADGGTSLPIPPILKDENPDPGKAEFTLVAQKGTMEFIEGKPTDTFGYNGDYLGPVIRVKTGDDVSIKVKNEIDEATTVHWHGLEVDGDQDEGPHSGIQPGTTWNPQFKIEQNAATLWYHPHLLHETGEHVYKGLAGLFIIDDEDSENLDYDLLAHLLPVLLKTSV, from the coding sequence ATGGTGAAAAAAATTGTTATGCCCGCACTTATCTTATTGATTCTGCTCATTGTGGGCGGCTGGTTTTTTATGAGGGTTTTTGGCGGCATGAACGGCAACATGCCTGGACAAGGGGGAGGAATGATGGATGATGGTATGATAGGTAACGATAACGGAGAGGTTGAAGATATGAAGAATGACTCATTCGCTGATGGAGGAACCTCTCTTCCCATTCCCCCCATCCTAAAAGATGAGAATCCGGACCCAGGAAAAGCAGAGTTCACTCTTGTTGCCCAAAAAGGAACCATGGAGTTTATAGAAGGCAAACCAACAGATACGTTTGGATATAATGGCGATTACCTAGGACCCGTGATTCGTGTAAAAACTGGAGATGATGTTTCGATCAAGGTGAAAAATGAGATTGATGAAGCAACCACTGTCCATTGGCATGGACTAGAAGTTGACGGCGACCAGGATGAAGGCCCTCATTCCGGTATCCAGCCTGGAACCACGTGGAATCCGCAATTCAAAATTGAACAAAATGCTGCTACATTATGGTATCATCCCCATCTGCTCCATGAAACTGGCGAACATGTATATAAAGGACTTGCTGGTCTATTTATAATTGATGATGAAGATAGTGAGAACCTGGACTATGACCTGCTTGCCCATTTGCTCCCAGTTCTTCTTAAAACTTCTGTATGA
- a CDS encoding C39 family peptidase produces the protein MKLRQLAVTFIINKENEVWGECCRPSNENEGSIKVNLIIRIKDKVLLYAPVVKQFPKLPRECEVTSLAMLLQYNDIDVDKMELASGIKKNPVLLEKREGVPNWGHPNDGYIGDMYTYKKPGFGVYHRPIAELAEKYLPGKVKDITGADFSEIKTYLSLDLPIWVIINTTYKKLPASYFEEWITPLGPESITYKEHSVLITGYNDDHIYFNDPITGIKNRKESYRSFKKNWEQMGKQVIVQVLTIFIINYK, from the coding sequence TTGAAGCTAAGACAATTGGCCGTCACTTTTATTATAAACAAAGAAAATGAAGTGTGGGGGGAATGTTGTAGGCCAAGCAATGAAAATGAAGGCTCAATAAAGGTAAATTTGATTATAAGAATAAAGGATAAAGTGCTTCTTTACGCACCAGTGGTTAAACAATTTCCCAAACTTCCACGAGAATGTGAAGTAACTAGTCTTGCAATGTTACTTCAATACAATGATATTGATGTGGATAAAATGGAATTAGCTTCAGGCATTAAGAAGAATCCGGTGTTGCTCGAGAAAAGAGAGGGTGTACCTAACTGGGGACATCCAAACGATGGCTATATTGGGGATATGTATACCTATAAGAAACCCGGATTTGGTGTTTATCATAGACCAATAGCTGAGCTGGCAGAAAAATACTTACCTGGTAAAGTAAAGGATATAACGGGAGCTGACTTTTCCGAAATTAAAACCTATTTATCCTTGGACCTTCCCATATGGGTGATCATTAATACAACCTATAAAAAGCTGCCGGCATCTTATTTTGAGGAATGGATAACGCCATTAGGACCTGAATCAATCACTTACAAAGAACATTCCGTGCTAATTACTGGATACAACGATGACCATATATATTTTAACGATCCTATCACTGGTATAAAAAACAGGAAAGAATCATACAGAAGTTTTAAGAAGAACTGGGAGCAAATGGGCAAGCAGGTCATAGTCCAGGTTCTCACTATCTTCATCATCAATTATAAATAG